The Natronoarchaeum philippinense genome includes the window CCAGAACCCCCCGTTATCGGCCGCATTTCAGCACAATATTTATATACTATGCTAACTAACCTGTGGTTAGGAAATGAACGTAGAACAGCTCTCGGAGCGCGAGGGACAGCACGCCCGACGCTTCGAATACGACGACAGGACAGAGATCGTCGCCGACTTGGGGGTCGGCGTCGAGGGGAACGTTGACGTACTCGACGACGCGGTGATCGTCGTGACCGAGGAGGGCGAACAGCTCGAACTCGACGTGCCCGAAACGGGTGCGGAAGCGTTTATCAAAAACGGCGTCCTCACCATCGAACTGGAGGCCGAGGCATGAAACTCTCCGTAAAACCACTCAAACAGAAAGACGCCGGCCGAGGGCTCGCGGCGGTCGACCGCGGATCGATGCGCGAACTCGACCTCGAAAACGGCGACTACATCGTCATCGAGGGCGGCGACGGGAACCGCGCGGTCGCCCGCGTCTGGCCCGGCTACCCCGAAGACGAGGGGCAAGGGATCATTCGTATCGACGGACGACTCCGTCAGGAGGCCGGCGTCGGCATCGACGACAGCGTCACCGTCGAGAAGGCCGACGTGCAGCCCGCGACCAGCGTGACGGTCGCGCTCCCCCAGAACCTTCGCATCCGGGGGAACATCGGCCCGCTCGTGCGCGACAAGCTCAGCGGGCAGGCCGTCACCGAAGGCCAGACCGTTCCCTTCCCGCTGTCGTTCGGTCCGATGTCGGGCAACGGTCGGTCGGTGCCTCTGAAGATCGCAAACAGCGAACCGAGCGGCACGGTCGTCATCACCGACTCGACCGACATCCAGATCAGCGAGACGCCCGCCGAGCAGATCAGCGCCGAGGGCCCCACCAGCGAGGGGACCCCGAGCGTCACCTACGAAGACATCGGCGGCCTCGACGACGAGCTAGAGCAGGTCCGCGAGATGATCGAACTGCCGATGCGTCACCCCGAGCTGTTCCAGCAGCTCGGCATCGACCCGCCCAAGGGCGTCCTGCTGCACGGGCCGCCCGGCACCGGGAAGACGCTGATGGCGAAAGCCGTCGCCAACGAGGTCGACGCCCACTTCGATACGATCTCCGGACCGGAGATCATGTCGAAGTACTACGGCGAGTCCGAAGAGCAGCTCCGCGAGGTGTT containing:
- a CDS encoding DUF7127 family protein, which encodes MNVEQLSEREGQHARRFEYDDRTEIVADLGVGVEGNVDVLDDAVIVVTEEGEQLELDVPETGAEAFIKNGVLTIELEAEA